The Methanobrevibacter olleyae genomic interval AATAAAGATTAGATATTTTAATTTTAAACTTGTCTTATGAATAAAGATTAGATATTTTAATTTTAAACTTGTCTTATGAATAAAGATTAGATATTTTAATTTTAAACTTGTCTAGTTATTAAAAAAAAGAAAATGATGGTGAAAAGTATGTCTTTCTGCTTAGAAACTTATTTACAACAAAATGATGATTATAGAATACTTATTTCTCGCTCTGGAGTAAAACAATGTTACAAACTTATTAAAGAAAATTCAAAAGAAATTATTCATGTAAATCCTGGGGATAAAGTATTAGGTGCAAGATTAATTGGTCTTCCTCCAATACCTGTAGGAATTAATGAAGATGAAGGAACTATATTAATTACTTATACTAAACCTTGTCATGGAACTGCAGCTATTGAAATTCCAATCAGTCCTGAAGAAATTGATGATGTTAGAAAAATGGATATTGGTGCTTAATTTTAAGTATTTATTTATAGCTTGTTAGAACTATTTAAGTTTAGATTATAAAATATTAAATGATTATTATGCAATTTTGGTGGTGATTATTTGATTACAACTGTTGTAGGTAGTTTTGGAATTGATTTAAAAGAACCAAAAACCTTTGTGG includes:
- a CDS encoding DUF1894 domain-containing protein → MSFCLETYLQQNDDYRILISRSGVKQCYKLIKENSKEIIHVNPGDKVLGARLIGLPPIPVGINEDEGTILITYTKPCHGTAAIEIPISPEEIDDVRKMDIGA